Part of the Frankiales bacterium genome, GCTGCCTAGCGCGATCGAACACGGGCTGACGATGGCGACGTCGCGCCCAGTCGATCCGTCATCTCGTCCGCCGCGTGAAACCCACCACCGATGGGCCTTGATGCCCGGGGAATGATGTCCGTCATCTCGTCCGCCGCCTAGCTCGGACCGAGATGGCTCCGAATGGCGGGCCGAATTCCGTCCGTCATTTCGTCCGCCGTCACCTTGGGGTCGCGTAGACCTCCGTCGCCGCCCTGTGGGTGACCGACCGGAGGGACGCAACTGTCCGCCTGCGTTCCGCGCGCCGCCTGTGATGGCCGGCGATTCCGGCCTTCCCTGTCCGGCGGCGCGGGTCGTCCACAGTTGCCCGGCAGAATGCCGGCTGATCCAGGGTGCGGGGAGTGATGGTCACGAGGTGGTTGGGGAGCAGGAAGTTCATCACTGCGCCGACAGGGACTGTCGCGTCGAGTCTGTCCGCACCTTGCGTTGGCAGATCGAAGACCTCACCATCGCGCTGGCCGACGCCATGGCGTGTCCCGACGATCTCGTGGTTCTAGCGAGCGTGAGAGCGTTCCTGACCCTGCGAGACGTGCTGCAAGAGCTTGATGCTTCGCCGATCTCCAGGTGCCACGGAAAGCACTAGGCATCGCGACGTGGCTGTCCGCGGCAGCCGATGGACCGGCCTGCGCTGGTTCTTCGCGGCGAGAGCGTCACCCGTGCTCCACGAGAACCGGTCACTCGCGCGACGTAGCCAGCGACAACGCGCGTTGTCATCCGTAGGAGCCAGACGAGTGGACCTTGGCGATCTTGATCGCCCCGTCGTGTGGATGAGAATGGGCGGGGTCACCTGGCGACGTCGTCAATACTCTGGTGCGAGCGCAGCCCGTAGATGAGTGCGATGCGGGGTTCTCGGGTCGTCGGATTGCTGCCGTCGAGCGCGTGGGTCTGTCTCCCGTCCAGAGTGCCCTCCAGGTGGCTTGGGCATCGGCGGGCGCCGGTGCCGGAGTCGAGGAGGGCGCACGATGGATGTTCTGTTCGATCGAGTCGCTGGGCTCGATATCGGCAAGAAGATCGTGGTGGTGTGCGTGCGCACGCCGGGCGAGCGTGGTCGTCGTCGTTCGGAGGTCCGCACGTTCCGGACCATGACCCGCCACATCGACGTGCTCGGTGATTGGTTGATCGAGGAGGGTGTGCAGGTCGCGGCGATGGAGTCGACTGCCACGTATTGGAAGCCGGTGTTCTACGGGTTGGAGGACCGGCTCGAGTGCTGGTTGCTCAACGCCGCTCACATGAAGGCGGTCCCTGGGCGCAAGACCGATGTCCGGGACGCGGAGTGGATCGCCCAGCTGCTCGAGCACGGGCTGGTCAAGCCGTCGTTCGTGCCGCCCCCGTCGATCCGTCGGCTGCGCAACCTCACCCGCTACCGGGTGCAGCTGATGGCGGATCGGACTCGAGCCGCGGACCGGTTGGAGAAGGTGCTCGAGGACGCCTCGATCAAGCTCACCTCGGTCGCGTCGAACATCACCGGTGCCTCGTCGAGGGAGATGCTCGCGGCGTTGGTGTCCGGGGAGCGCGATGCGTCGATGATGGCCGATCTCGCGCACTCCACGCTGCGGCGCAAGATCCCCGACCTGACCGAGGCGTTGACCGGCCGGTTCGATGACCATCACGCGCTGCTGGTCGGGGCGATGCTGCGTCAGCTCGACCTTGCCGACGAGGCACTTGCCCGCCTTGACGCGCAGATCGTCGCGGAGATGGCGCCCTGGCAGCACCAGCTGGACCTGCTGCAGACCATCCCCGGCATCGGGAAGGTCGTCTCGCAGGTCATCATCGCCGAGACCGGCGCGGACATGGCCAGGTTCGGTTCGCCCGAGGCTCTCAGCGCATGGGCCGGGGTCGCGCCCGCAGTCCACGAGTCCGCCGGCAAGCGAACCCCTGCCGGGTCGCGGCAGGGCAACAAGTGGCTCACCTCGTCGCTGGTCGAGGCCTCGCACTCCGCGGCCAGGACCAAGGACACCTACCTGGCCGCCCAGTACGCCCGACTGGCATCGCGGCGAGGCGCCAAACGTGCAGCAGTCGCGGTCGCTCACTCCATGCTGGTGTCGGCCTACTGGATGCTGGTCCGTGACGAGCCCTACCAGGACCTCGGTCCCGACTGGCTGAACAAGCGAAACGACCAGGCGCACGCACGCCGCCTGGTCGCGCAGCTCGAACGCCTCGGCCACACGGTCGTTCTCGATCCCGTCGCCTGACCAAGGAACCGCGGAAACCGTTCCGGGGTGGCTCATCCGGGCTGCGCCCGGATGCTGTCGCGCCCTACTGCACGTCATTCTCGGGTCAGTACGAGCTGCGGTTGCCGTGGGAAGCGGATGCGGGCAGCTGGCTGCTAGTGCAAGACGGGGGCCGATGCTGCTTGTCGCCACGGGCGTGTACGAACCAGCTCGCGACGCGCCACGATCTGGCCGAGGCTCAGATTCGTGCTCGCTGGTGTCAGGGCATGTCGGAGCCCGCTCGGTGCCCCGCGGCGCTACTCGATACTCCTGGGCTGGACCACTTCAGGCCCGGTGAGGATGTCGTGCAAGCCGGCCAGGATGTTCTCGAGTGACAGGCCAGGGACGGCAGCGACGAGTGGGTACACGATGCCGTCCTCCTTGGCGACGTGAGTGTCGAACAGCACGCGCAAGGCCTCCCCGGCCGCGGCGGCTCGTACCGGGTGATAGGCGTAGCGCACCACCTCGACGAGCTCGGCGATGATCCGATGCTCGGCGATCATCGCTTCGATCAGCAGTCGGGTCCGACCATCGGTCGCGGCCGCGGGGTATATCGAGCTCTCTTCGGCCTTCGCGTGGGGAAGCAACTGGGTGTCACAGAACTCGACCAGCCGACGTCGCGACTCTGACACGTCCGCGGTTCCCGATTCGACAGCGACGAGGAGCTCCTCGACGCCATCGGCCAACACGTGAGACAAGGCCGCATGGTGGCGTCGCGCCGCTTGGACCACCCGGTACTCGCTAGAGCCGTGATGCTCCCAGTGGGTCATGACGGCGCCGGCTCGGTCTGGAGCGGTTCGCGTGCGCGCCTGAGCAGGACCGCTCGAACGACCAGCGGAAGGAAGGCAGCCATCGCGCCGAGTGCAGCAAGTCCGAGAACCGTGCGGATGGTGGCCGACAGCGGGAGTGCTGCGGCGAGGACTCCCGTGTTGATCAGGACGAGCCGGGTTCGTGCCCCGGTGTCGAGGACTGCGATGGTGCGGCGGGCCGCCGCGGGACCCCCTCCGAGGACGACCGGGATGAGGTAGCTCAGGGCACCGAGGAGGACCTGTGCGCCGAAGCCGACGAGGAGCGGGACGGCGAGGCGATCGGCGACGTCTGCGGCCGCAGCCCAGGAGGGCGCGAACGCCACAACCACGGTCAGGACCGCAAGGGTCACCACGAACCAGACAACACCGATGCACACCGACCACGTCGCGTAGGTGCTCGGACGGCGACGGAGCGTCTCCTCGACGAGCGGTCGCCCGGCGATGACGAGCCCGCCGAGGTAGCAGGTCAGGCCAAGAGCCGTCAGCACCTGGCTGCCGATGAGGGCAAGGGTCACGGAGGCCACGATCGCCGTGATCAGCACAGGAAGCGCCCGCCGGCTGGCCCGCTCGGCGCCGTCGACGATCTGGGTGTGCAGCATCGTCGGCCACAGCGTGACGAGGGTCCCGAGAACGGTGAGGCCCATCCAGCCGAGGACGTTGAGGGCGACGTGCGCGAGAGCGACGCGAGCGTGCGCGTCGTCGTCGAGGTCGTGCAAGGCCAGGACGACACCGAGACAGATCCCGAGCAGGAGGAGCGTGCTGGCTACCACGTAGTAGCGGACCGTCGCCCCAAAGCGTGACGGCAGCGAGCGACGGATGCGGAGCAGCAGGACGAGGGCATGCCACCCGACCGCGACGATGACCAGGTCCGCGCCGACGACGACCAGGGCTACCGCATCGACAGTCATGCCGAGCACGACGGCAACGGCGCCGACGTTGAACGTCCCCAGCCGCACGGCTTCGACCAGGCGACGTCCTGCCCGGGGTTGACGCAGCAGCGCCTCGGTGAAGTATGTGCTCCAGACCAGGATCGCGTTGCTCACGGCTCCCAGGAGCAGGAGATGGACCGGGAGCCAGGGGTCGACCTAGGTGAGCATGCCGCGTAGCGCCACCACGACAGCGCAGAGCAGCCACGAGGCCCCGATGGCGCCGACGCCGATGTGCCAGGCCGACCTCGCCGACATCGTCCTCGCTGTCACGGCTGCTCCGCCCGGAGCACGTGGGCCAGCACGGTGGGGTCATCCGAGCGCAGGTGCCCCATCACCTCGCCGCCGGAGCAGGTGAGCAGCTCAAGGACCACCCCGTCGCCGTCATGACTCACGAGCCGCCAGGTCCCACCGGAGTCCTCCCACCGCTGCAGGATCGCGAGGGACTCCTCGCCCGTCGCGCCGCTCATGGAGGCAGCGGCAGCCAGCGCAGCACCTGCCCCGCGGTGCTGCCTCCTGCAGGGACGACGAGATAGCCGTCGGCGACCGCGAGGCCGCGAAGCATTCCCGAGCCGTGGTGGGTCGTCGGCTCGACACCGTCAGGCCCGAGCGCGGCGAGGACGAGGCGGGTCGCGTGCGGGGGCGCAGACACGTCGACCGGACTGATGGCGGCGCCCAGCACGGGCAGCGGTCGACCCAGCAATGCGGCGACCAGTGGGCCACCGAGAGTGAGGAGCGCCGCGACGGCCGCCTGCGGGTTGCCGGGCAGGCCGACGAGCCAGCGCCGGCCGGGCAGCATCGCGAGCAGCATCGGGTGCCCCGGTCGCACGGCGACCGAGTCGACGATGAGGGAGCCCGATCGGGCCGCGATCGCGCGGTGCACGTGATCGGCCGGGCCGGCGGCTGTGCCACCGGTCGTGACCACGAGATCCACGTCGTCCGCAGAGTCGAGTGCCACGAGATGCGCGTCGAGCGTGTCCTGCACGCGCGTCACGCCGACGCAGTCGACGCCGAGCCGCTCGAGCCACGCCGGCACCTGGGGACCCAGAGCGTCCCGCACTCGCCCGTCGCCGGGAGTCCCGGCGTCGAGGAGCTCATCGCCGAGCACGAGGACCCGTGCCGTCGGTCGACGTACGACGTCCACCGTGTCGGCACCCGCTGCGGCCGCGAGACCGAGGTGCGCCGGCCCGAGGACGGAGCCGGCGGCGATGAGCAGCGACCCCTCGGGCGCCTCCTCCCCGGCCGGTCGCAGGTGTCGACCTGCGACCGCTTCCGCGCGCAGGAGGCCGTCGACGACGACGCCGTCCTCCCGGCGCACGACCGCGGTCGCGCCATCGGGAACCGCCGCGCCCGTTGCGATACCGACCGCGTCGCCGTCACAGAGCCGCGCTCCGTGAGCGAAGCCGGCGAGTACGGACCCGACGAGGACCCAGGGCCCCGAGCCGCAGACCGCCCAGCCGTCCATAGCCGAGGAGAGGAACGGCGGGAGGTCGGTGGCGGCACGGACGTCGCACGCGAGCGTCCTGCGGTGCGCCTGATGCAGCGCGACGGTCTCGCTGCCGAGCGGTGTTCCAGCCCCGTGTGCCGCGACGCGCGCCTCGTCCCACGAAGGCGAGACGAGGACGCCGTAGGGCGCGAGGTGGGCGAGGACGGCAGTCATGTCACTGCTGACGGGTGAACTTCAGGAGCCACGTCTTCGGCCCGCGCTCGACGTAGCTGACGGCGAACTCGCCAGGGTGCAGTTCCTCGAGCTCGGCCAGCAGCGGGAGCGGCTCGTGCGGTGCGGCCAGCACGATCGAGCCCGACACTGGGATCGCGCCGAGCGCGCCGTGCACAGCGGCGTGCCGCACGGCGGCCGGGATCGCGCGCACGTCCAGCACGGGCGTTGCTGCGTCACCCTTCCCGCACGTGCAGGTGCCACCGGCGCAGCCGCCGGACGAGGTGGTGGAGTCGAGGCCGGAGTCGATGCGGATGTCCATGGGGGTCCTTCTGGTTTGTGGCGCCGGGCCCCGGTGACGGAGGGGAGCGGGGACCCGGCGGGTCGGTGGGATCAGGAGGGCTTGGGTGCGCCTGGTCGTGCGTAGCGGACCCAGGTGAGCACGATGCACGCCGCGGCGAACACGACGCCCAGGGTGAAGAACGCGGTGATGTTCGCGATGGCCAGGCCGACACCGAAGAAGAAGGGTCCGTAGGCCGCGATGGCGGACGTCCATCCGATGACGCCACCGGCCTGACGGCGCTCGAAGATCATCGGCATCTGCTTGAAGGTCGACGCGTTGCCAATCCCGGTGAAGAAGAAGATAGCGATGAAACCGACCAGGAACGCGTGGAACTCGCTGGTGAGCGCCGCTGCGCCCTGTGCCGGGTCGGGGTTCACGTGCAGCATGGTGAACAGCAGCGAGAGCAGGATCCCGATGCCGGAGATGAGGGTCCACCGCGCGCCGCCGTGCCTGTCGGTGAGCGGGGCGAACGCCACTCGGGTCGCTGCGCCGACGAGCGGGCCGAGGAAGGCGAACGAGAGCGCCAGAGGGACGGTGTACCCGGGGACCAGCACCGATGTGGAGCCGTCGGCGGCTGTCGCGACGATCGCGGTGTTGCCGGCGCCGTAGAGGTTCTTGATGAGGAGTCCGAACTGGGCGGAGAGCCCGGCGAAGGTGCCGAAGGTCATGATGTACAGGGCGGTCATGAACCAGGTGTCGATGTTGGTGAAGATGTCGAGCTGCTGGCGGAAGTTGGCGCACACCGGCACGCTCTTGAGCATGGTCCAGGCGAGCACCGCGGCCACGATCACGAACGGCACGTAGATGAAGGCGGCGTTCTGCTCCCAGACCGGGTGGTCGGTGTTGTTCGCGGGGTCGTGGAACTTCTGCGACGCACCGAGGACGCCGAGCAGTGAGAAGCCGATGATCCACGGCGTCACGAACTGGACGATGGAGACGCCGAAGTTGCCGATGCCGGCCTGCAGGCCAAGCGCGGTGCCCTGCTTACGCCGAGGGAAGAAGTACGACGTGCTCGGCATGAAGCCGGAGAACGCTCCACCGCCGATGCCGGACAGGAACGCCAGGATCAGGAACGTCGTGTAGCTGGTGGACGGGTTCTGCACAGCGATGCCCCACCCGATGAGCGGGATGAGCAGCAACGCGGTGGTCAGCGTGACGAGTTTGCGCGTCCCGATGACGGGCGGGAGCCACATCCACACCAGGCGCAGCGTGCCGCCGGCGAGGCCGGGCATGGCGACGAGCCAGTACAGCTGGTTCTTGTCGAGCTTGAACCCGAGGTTGGTCAGGTTGGGGGCGATCGCGCTGGCGAGGAACCACGTGCAGAACGCCAGGGTGAGCGCGAACGTGGAGATGGACAGGGTTCGCCAGGCGAGCGACGAGTTCCACGTCGCCTCGTCCTCGGGGTCCCAGTCGGACAGCCACTCGCTGCCCTTGCGGGCCTCAGGGGTGGTGACGGTCATGTCGATCGCTCTCCTCGGTTCCGAACGGTTCAGCGGGTGGACGTGGTCTCGAGCACGGGCTGCTCGAAGTCGTCGGTCAGGTCGGGTGCGTTGCGGTGGAGCATGTGGACGACGGTGAGGTGCATCCAGAGCGTGCAGACCAGCGTCAGCAGGAACAGCACGCCGAACAGCGCGGTGGGGATCCCGGTGAGCTCCACGGCGTAGCCGAAGACCGGCAGCAGGAAGAAGCCGCCGAGCGCGCCGAGCATCCCGACCAGGCCGCCGACGGCACCGACGTCCTTGGGGAAGTACTCGGGGATGTGCTTGTAGACGGCCGCCTTGCCGACGCCCATCGAGCAGCCGAGCAGGACGACGAAGAAGGTGAAGGCCCAGAGGCCGAGGTGCCAGGGGAGGATCTCGGCGGTACCGTCGGCGGCCTTGCTCGTGGCGACGTCGATGGTGATGAAACCGCTGGGCATCATGAGGACACCGGTCGAGAACAGCATCAGGCCGAAGGTCCAGTACATGATCCGGCGGGCGCCGATCTTGTCCGACATCCAGCCCCCGACCGGCCGCAGCAGCGACGCGGGGAAGATGAACAGCGCGGTCAGCAGACCGGCCTGCCAGAGCTCCACCCCGTACTGGGTCTCGTAGTACTTGGGCAGCGCGGACGACAGCGCGACGTAGGCGCCGAAGACGGCGACGTAATAGAGGCTAAAGCGCCACACGCGCAGGTGCTTGAGCGGCAGCAGCTGCACCCGGAGCGGGATCGTCTTCCCCGGTGTGCGGTCGGGCTTGGGTGCGACGAACCAGAGCACCGCGGCCATGATCACGAGGGCGACGGCGTAGATCACCGGGACGAGACGCCAGCCGCCGCTGACGAAGCCGCCGAAGTACGCCGCACCAGCGGTGCCGGCGATGATCGCCGGTCCGATCAGCTTGGTGACCGACGCGCCGACGTTGCCGGCCCCGAAGACCCCGAGCGCGAAGCCCTGCTGCGAGCGCGGGAACCAGGCGCTGTTCCAGGCGATGCCCGAGCTGAACGAGTTGCCGGCGAAGCCGATGAGGAACGCCAGGACGAAGAGCATCGTCGGGTTGTGGGTTCCGGCCAGCAGGTAGGTCGGGACCGCCGCGAGGAGCAGGAGGCCGGTCATGACGATCCGGCCACCCCAGCGGTCGGCGAGGATGCCGGTCCCCAGACGCCAGATCGCACCGTTGAGGACGGGCAGCGCCGTCAGCCAGTAGAAGGCCGTGTCGGAGAGACCGAACTCCTTCTGGATCGGGAGGCCGAGGATCCCGAACTGCAGCCAGACCGCGAACATGAGCGTGAACGCGATCGTCGAGGTCACGAGCACCCGGTAGCGCCCCGGCGTCGGGGGACCCTGCGTGGTCGCTGGCTGCTCGAGGATGACCCCGGTGGCAGCGAGACTCATGGCAACTCCTCGATTGGTATTTGCTGATCGGAGTCACCGTAGGACCTCGTGTCCGGGGCAAGTCCAGACCAAGACATGGTATTTACTAGTGACCTGTCTTACATCTGCTCACCGCGGCAGACGGGTTCGAAGTGTCATAGAGTCCAGTTGTTCGTTAGAAACTGACGTGAAGTGAACAATGTGGGGAGGTGCTCATGGCGTTCGCCAGTCGTGTCACCCGACGCGAGCGTGGCCCCGCTCAGGCTGACTCCTCTCGACGCCGGGTCCTCGACCTGCTCGATGCCTCTGATCGTCCCCTGACCATCACCGAGATCACTTCCGGTACCGGTCTGCACGCGAACACCGCCCGTTACCACCTCGCGCTGCTGGCTGATATGGGGCGCGTCGAGGCGGTGCGTGAGGACCGGACTCTCCCGGGACGGCCGAAGCTGCTCTACAAATCGTCCTCGCATGGTGAGCCGACTGATCCTTACCGCATGTTGGCCGCGGAGCTCGCAGCGGGGATTGCGGGCGAGGAGCCCGGTACGTCGCCGGGCGTGGCGGCGGGTCGCCGACTGGCACGCAGCCAGCGCGAGAAGGTCGCGCCCGGCGGTGTCGCAGTCACCATGCAGGACAGCGTCACGATGGCGGTCGAGGGCCTCGAGGTGCTCGGCTTCGAGACGACGACCGACCCCCTCGGCGACCGCTTGTACCTGTCGCATTGCCCGTTCGCCGATCTGGCCCGTGAGGACCGGGCGATCTGCCGGCTGCACCAGGACATGCTCGACGGATTCTTCGGCGAACTCGATTCCGGTGTGACCCTGCGCCGGCTCGACACCTTCGTCAAGGATGACTTGTGTGTCGCCCACCTGAACCGCCCCGACCTGCGCCCGGCCCCTGAGCCGTCCACAGCGCAGGACGCACCACCGACCTTGGGAGCAGTGACGTGAACCCCGCGCCTCGCATCGACGACCCGGTCGTCGACGGACTCATCTCGGCCCGCTCGTTCCTCACCCGTTCCGATGTGTCGCCCGACCACCGGGCGGTGCACGAGGTGGGTGGTCGTGAGGGCGATGTCTTCTACCGGGACCGGTGGTCGCACGACAAGATCGTGCGCTCGACGCACGGGGTGAACTGCACCGGATCCTGCTCCTGGAAGGTCTACGTCAAGGACGGGATCATCACCTGGGAGACCCAGCAGACCGACTACCCCTCGGTCGGTCCGGACTCGCCGGAGTACGAGCCCCGCGGCTGCCCTCGTGGCGCGGCGTTCAGCTGGTACACCTACTCGCCCACGCGGGTGCGCTATCCGTACGTCCGCGGGGTGCTCCTCGAGATGTACCGCGCGGCCAAGCTCGCAAACGACGGCGATCCGGTCAAGGCGTGGGCCACGATCGCCGACGACGAGGACGCACGCCGTCGCTACCACTCCCAGCGCGGACGCGGCGGGCTCGTGCGCGCGACCTGGGACGAGGCGCTCGAGATCGTCGCTGCCGCCCAGGTCCACACCATCGCGAAGTTCGGACCGGACCGCGTCGCCGGCTTCTCGCCGATCCCGGCGATGTCGATGGCGTCGCACGCCTCAGGCGCGCGCTACACCTCGCTGCTCGGCGGCACGATGCTGTCGTTCTACGACTGGTACGCCGACCTGCCGATCGCGTCGCCGCAGATCTGGGGCGACCAGACCGACGTCCCCGAGTCGGCCGACTGGTGGAACGCCAGCTACCTCATCATGTGGGGCTCGAACATCCCCACGACCCGCACGCCCGACGCCCACTTCATGACCGAGGCCCGCTACAAGGGCCAGAAGGTCGTCACCGTCAGCCCGGACTACGCCGACAACACCAAGTTCGCCGACGAGTGGATGCCCGCGGCGCCCGGGACCGACGGGGCGCTGGCCATGGCGATGGGCCACGTGGTGCTCAAGGAGTTCTACGTCGACCGGCAGGTGCCGATGTTCGTCGACTACGCCAAGCGCCTCACCGACCTGCCGTTCCTCATCTCGCTGCGCCAGCGCGAGGACGCCTGGGTGCCTGACCGGTTCGTGAACGCGGCCGACCTCGGCATCGAGGAGGACGTGGCCGAGTGGAAGCCGGCGATGATGGACCGCCGGACGAACGAGCCGGTGATCCCGCACGGCTCGATCGGCTTCCGCCACAACGAGTCCGGCATGGGGAAGTGGAACCTCGACCTCGACGGCATCGAGCCGGTGCTCTCGCTCTACGACCCCGCAGGCGAGTCGGTCGCCGTCGACATGCCGCGCTTCGACGTCGGAGACGCGGGCAGCGAGCAGGGCTCGATCATCCGCCGCGGCGTGCCGGTCCGGCGCGTCGGCGACCGGCTTGTCACGACGGTCTACGACCTGCTGCTCGCGCAGTACGGCGTGGGCCGTGCCGGCCTCCCGGGCGAGTGGGCTGGCGGTTATGACGACGCGTCGAGCCTCTACACGCCTGCGTGGCAGGAGGAGATCACCTCCGTCCCGGCCGAGACCGTCACCCGGATCGCCCGCGAGTTCGCGGCGAACGCCGAGGAGTCGAACGGGCGCTCGCTGATCACGCTCGGCGCCGGGACGAACCACTGGTACCACTCCGACGCCACCTATCGCGCGATCATCGCGCTGGTGGTGCTCACCGGCTGCCAGGGCAAGAACGGTGGCGGCTGGGCGCACTACGTCGGCCAGGAGAAGGCGCGACCGTTCACCGGCTGGGCGCAGCTGGCCTTCGGCCTCGACTGGGTCCGACCGCCGCGTCAGATGGCGGGGACGTCGTACTGGTACCTCCACACCGACCAGTGGCGCTACGACGCGTTCGGCGCCGAGGACGTCGCGACCCCGCTCGGCACAGGCATCTTCGCCGGTCAGTCGTTCGCCGACACCCTCGCGCAGGCGGTGCGGATGGGGTGGACACCGGGATCGCCGACGTTCGACCGCAACCCGCTGACGCTGGCCGCGGACGCGGAGAAGGCCGGGATGTCGCCGGCGGACTACGTCGTGTCCGAGCTCAAGGCCGGACGCCTGAAGTTCGCGGTCGAGGACCCGGACGCGCCGGAGAACTTCCCGCGCGTGCTCACCGTGTGGCGCGCGAACCTGCTGGGCTCGTCGGGCAAGGGCAACGAGTACTTCCTGCACCATCTGCTCGGCGCAGACGGGGCGATCGACAACGTGGAGACGCCCGAGGGCCTGCGCCCGAAGGACGTGACGTGGCGCGAGGAGGCCCCGGTCGGGAAGCTGGATCTCCTGGTGTCGTTGGACTTCCGGATGACCAGCACAGGGCTGTTCAGCGACGTGCTGCTGCCCGCGGCGACGTGGTACGAGAAGTACGACATCGCCTCCACCGACATGCACCCCTACATCCACGCGTTCAACGCCGCGATCGCACCGCCGTGGCAGGCGCGCAGCGACTACGACACGTTCACCCGGCTCGCCGAGGTCTTCAGCGAGATGGCCGGACCGCGGCTCGGCACCCAGACCGACGTCGTCGCGACCCCGCTCACCCATGACACCCCGACCGAGATCGGCCAGCCGGGCGGCCGCGTGCTCGACTGGCGAGCGGGCGAGTGCGAGCCGATCCCCGGCAAGACGATGCCGAACATCGCGGTGGTGCAGCGCAACTACGGCGAGATCGCGGCGATGATGACCGCGCTCGGCCCGA contains:
- a CDS encoding MFS transporter; the encoded protein is MSLAATGVILEQPATTQGPPTPGRYRVLVTSTIAFTLMFAVWLQFGILGLPIQKEFGLSDTAFYWLTALPVLNGAIWRLGTGILADRWGGRIVMTGLLLLAAVPTYLLAGTHNPTMLFVLAFLIGFAGNSFSSGIAWNSAWFPRSQQGFALGVFGAGNVGASVTKLIGPAIIAGTAGAAYFGGFVSGGWRLVPVIYAVALVIMAAVLWFVAPKPDRTPGKTIPLRVQLLPLKHLRVWRFSLYYVAVFGAYVALSSALPKYYETQYGVELWQAGLLTALFIFPASLLRPVGGWMSDKIGARRIMYWTFGLMLFSTGVLMMPSGFITIDVATSKAADGTAEILPWHLGLWAFTFFVVLLGCSMGVGKAAVYKHIPEYFPKDVGAVGGLVGMLGALGGFFLLPVFGYAVELTGIPTALFGVLFLLTLVCTLWMHLTVVHMLHRNAPDLTDDFEQPVLETTSTR
- a CDS encoding IS110 family transposase — encoded protein: MDVLFDRVAGLDIGKKIVVVCVRTPGERGRRRSEVRTFRTMTRHIDVLGDWLIEEGVQVAAMESTATYWKPVFYGLEDRLECWLLNAAHMKAVPGRKTDVRDAEWIAQLLEHGLVKPSFVPPPSIRRLRNLTRYRVQLMADRTRAADRLEKVLEDASIKLTSVASNITGASSREMLAALVSGERDASMMADLAHSTLRRKIPDLTEALTGRFDDHHALLVGAMLRQLDLADEALARLDAQIVAEMAPWQHQLDLLQTIPGIGKVVSQVIIAETGADMARFGSPEALSAWAGVAPAVHESAGKRTPAGSRQGNKWLTSSLVEASHSAARTKDTYLAAQYARLASRRGAKRAAVAVAHSMLVSAYWMLVRDEPYQDLGPDWLNKRNDQAHARRLVAQLERLGHTVVLDPVA
- a CDS encoding DUF2249 domain-containing protein is translated as MDIRIDSGLDSTTSSGGCAGGTCTCGKGDAATPVLDVRAIPAAVRHAAVHGALGAIPVSGSIVLAAPHEPLPLLAELEELHPGEFAVSYVERGPKTWLLKFTRQQ
- a CDS encoding molybdopterin molybdenumtransferase MoeA, which encodes MTAVLAHLAPYGVLVSPSWDEARVAAHGAGTPLGSETVALHQAHRRTLACDVRAATDLPPFLSSAMDGWAVCGSGPWVLVGSVLAGFAHGARLCDGDAVGIATGAAVPDGATAVVRREDGVVVDGLLRAEAVAGRHLRPAGEEAPEGSLLIAAGSVLGPAHLGLAAAAGADTVDVVRRPTARVLVLGDELLDAGTPGDGRVRDALGPQVPAWLERLGVDCVGVTRVQDTLDAHLVALDSADDVDLVVTTGGTAAGPADHVHRAIAARSGSLIVDSVAVRPGHPMLLAMLPGRRWLVGLPGNPQAAVAALLTLGGPLVAALLGRPLPVLGAAISPVDVSAPPHATRLVLAALGPDGVEPTTHHGSGMLRGLAVADGYLVVPAGGSTAGQVLRWLPLPP
- a CDS encoding MFS transporter, yielding MTVTTPEARKGSEWLSDWDPEDEATWNSSLAWRTLSISTFALTLAFCTWFLASAIAPNLTNLGFKLDKNQLYWLVAMPGLAGGTLRLVWMWLPPVIGTRKLVTLTTALLLIPLIGWGIAVQNPSTSYTTFLILAFLSGIGGGAFSGFMPSTSYFFPRRKQGTALGLQAGIGNFGVSIVQFVTPWIIGFSLLGVLGASQKFHDPANNTDHPVWEQNAAFIYVPFVIVAAVLAWTMLKSVPVCANFRQQLDIFTNIDTWFMTALYIMTFGTFAGLSAQFGLLIKNLYGAGNTAIVATAADGSTSVLVPGYTVPLALSFAFLGPLVGAATRVAFAPLTDRHGGARWTLISGIGILLSLLFTMLHVNPDPAQGAAALTSEFHAFLVGFIAIFFFTGIGNASTFKQMPMIFERRQAGGVIGWTSAIAAYGPFFFGVGLAIANITAFFTLGVVFAAACIVLTWVRYARPGAPKPS
- a CDS encoding helix-turn-helix domain-containing protein, translating into MAFASRVTRRERGPAQADSSRRRVLDLLDASDRPLTITEITSGTGLHANTARYHLALLADMGRVEAVREDRTLPGRPKLLYKSSSHGEPTDPYRMLAAELAAGIAGEEPGTSPGVAAGRRLARSQREKVAPGGVAVTMQDSVTMAVEGLEVLGFETTTDPLGDRLYLSHCPFADLAREDRAICRLHQDMLDGFFGELDSGVTLRRLDTFVKDDLCVAHLNRPDLRPAPEPSTAQDAPPTLGAVT